In Zunongwangia profunda SM-A87, the following proteins share a genomic window:
- a CDS encoding transposase, producing MEKGKQRRVFSVELKLDLVKKIEQGDLRVLDVTNVYGVSRTAVYKWLRKYSDLYRSETRVIVEQKSMSKKNKELQDQIKKLEQALGQKQMRIDYLEKVVEFASERSGEDIEKKNKRLS from the coding sequence ATGGAAAAAGGTAAACAACGCCGGGTTTTTAGTGTTGAGCTAAAACTTGATTTAGTGAAAAAAATCGAACAGGGTGACCTCCGGGTTTTGGATGTCACCAATGTTTACGGAGTGAGTCGTACCGCCGTTTACAAATGGCTCAGAAAATATTCCGATCTTTACCGCAGCGAAACCAGGGTTATAGTGGAACAAAAAAGTATGAGCAAAAAGAACAAAGAACTGCAAGATCAGATCAAGAAACTTGAGCAAGCCCTTGGTCAGAAACAGATGCGAATTGATTACCTGGAGAAGGTCGTTGAATTTGCTTCGGAACGTTCTGGGGAGGATATCGAAAAAAAGAACAAACGGCTGTCCTAG
- a CDS encoding IS3 family transposase, which produces MNKSSFNGSMTALYNMLGITKQAHYKRVKQQAHLSGIAQEVIASAQEIRKKHRNMGCRKLYDQIKPERIGRDRFEAILLANGFRVARIKSHHRTTYAGKRWYPNLISGTTIKKENRLLVSDITYISVYIGCHYYLTLVLDVYSRMITGWSLSANMTTEDTVVPAFKMAVAGLDNQERKKLIFHSDRGSQYGSDKMEQLHKHYSTTPSMGGKAWENAHAESINGILKNEYINFENMNISLKQAQKLVEEAIYLYNFERPHGSLKNRKPQEFLNFVQRLATEQRPVFKINY; this is translated from the coding sequence ATGAACAAGTCAAGTTTTAATGGTTCCATGACAGCATTATATAACATGCTAGGGATAACCAAGCAGGCTCACTATAAGCGGGTTAAACAACAGGCTCACTTGTCAGGGATTGCTCAGGAAGTAATTGCATCTGCTCAAGAAATCCGTAAGAAACATAGGAATATGGGGTGTCGCAAGCTTTATGATCAGATCAAGCCCGAGAGGATAGGCAGGGATAGGTTTGAAGCAATCCTTCTCGCCAATGGATTTAGGGTAGCACGTATAAAAAGCCATCACCGTACGACCTATGCAGGTAAGCGGTGGTATCCAAACCTGATAAGTGGCACTACAATAAAGAAAGAAAACAGGCTCTTGGTGAGTGACATAACTTATATATCGGTTTATATAGGATGCCATTACTATCTTACCCTGGTGCTAGATGTTTATAGCCGAATGATTACAGGATGGAGCTTATCGGCCAACATGACCACAGAGGACACCGTTGTTCCAGCCTTTAAGATGGCTGTAGCAGGTCTAGACAATCAAGAACGCAAAAAACTTATTTTTCATTCAGACAGGGGCAGCCAGTATGGTTCAGACAAAATGGAACAACTCCATAAGCACTATTCAACCACCCCTAGCATGGGAGGGAAAGCCTGGGAGAATGCCCATGCAGAGTCTATAAATGGGATACTTAAGAATGAGTATATCAATTTCGAAAATATGAATATATCACTTAAACAAGCTCAAAAGTTGGTAGAAGAGGCCATTTATTTATATAATTTTGAGCGGCCACATGGTTCACTGAAAAATAGGAAACCACAAGAATTTTTAAACTTTGTTCAGCGCTTAGCTACTGAACAAAGACCAGTATTTAAAATAAATTATTAA
- a CDS encoding TonB-dependent receptor, whose protein sequence is MNRIFTLFFLLISLSLSAQQESITGNVTDENAQALPGVTIQLKGTQTGTVTDFDGNFNIKAELGQTLVFTFVGFEKKEVEITTTTINVQLVSGTNLEEVVLVGSRNRSRTVTESAVPVDVLDVEELQVSVPQVNVNQILNYVAPSFTSTTQSLSDGTDHIDPASLRGLGPDQVLVLINGKRRHTSSLINVNGTFGRGSVGTDLNAIPAAAIKRIEVLRDGAAAQYGSDAIAGVINVVLKDEVNTLNINVTTGANVSRNANEQTGGMDGESINVAASYGIPLGDKGGFINFSGDFDYRDAYNRMKAWEGSIFNAYNAVEWQAYQDNADLSSLSNQQIQNYAQEVDYFSADFKNEIAQANDRATLQNLLGRNVTEEELAARGLNRSDFNMRVGQSALRGGRLFANFALPLDDNGTELYAFSGLSSRKGNAAGFYRLPNQSRTYTPYYINGFLPEINSKISDKSFAAGIRGKVGDWDVDFSNTWGENEFMYFIDNTSNASLEGTSPTSFDAGGFSFSQNTTNLDVSQFFPQLFEGFNVAFGGEYRLENYNIIAGEEKSYAQYTADGTVITNASQQPTTDFFGNARAGGAQVFPGFSPDNAISRQRNSVAAYADFEADVTKDLLLTFAGRFENYSDFGSTLNFKVASRYKLTDNINLRAAVNTGFRAPSLHQIYYNSTSTVFNDEGNPVQVGTFSNDSRAAKLLGIPDLKEETSKSASLGITAKIPDANLTITADAYFVAIDDRVVYTGRFSDDDPDSEISQILRSANAEAAAFFANAIDTESKGLDIVLTQNTYFDNGWKLKNDLAGTFTRTQRVGDIHASPLLQNKLDTYFSEDNRIYLEEAVPRTKINLTNVLTVEDFNFFLRNVYFGEVTQPSNTLANQEVYSGKVVTDLSVGYNFSESINLTLGANNLFDLYPDRNRIEDNRSSGRFDWPRNAQFGIGGRYLFARLNLKLQ, encoded by the coding sequence ATGAATAGAATTTTTACCCTGTTTTTCCTGCTAATAAGTTTAAGCTTAAGCGCACAACAGGAAAGTATTACCGGAAATGTCACCGATGAGAATGCACAAGCCTTACCAGGAGTGACCATCCAGCTTAAAGGAACACAAACCGGAACGGTTACCGATTTCGACGGAAATTTCAATATTAAAGCTGAATTAGGGCAAACACTTGTTTTTACCTTCGTAGGTTTCGAAAAAAAGGAGGTAGAAATTACCACCACCACTATCAACGTGCAGTTGGTAAGCGGTACAAACCTGGAAGAAGTGGTGCTGGTAGGTTCGAGGAATCGAAGTAGGACGGTGACCGAGTCTGCCGTACCCGTAGATGTTTTGGATGTAGAAGAGCTACAGGTCTCGGTACCCCAGGTAAATGTTAACCAGATTCTTAATTATGTAGCCCCCTCGTTTACCTCTACAACCCAATCTTTATCAGATGGAACAGACCATATCGATCCCGCTTCGTTGCGAGGCTTAGGGCCCGATCAGGTTTTGGTATTGATTAATGGGAAACGTCGCCATACCTCTTCCCTGATTAATGTAAACGGAACTTTTGGTAGAGGGAGTGTAGGTACCGATTTAAATGCAATACCTGCTGCGGCAATCAAGAGAATTGAAGTACTAAGAGATGGAGCCGCTGCCCAGTATGGATCTGATGCGATTGCCGGCGTAATAAATGTGGTTTTGAAAGATGAGGTGAATACGCTTAATATTAATGTAACCACCGGGGCTAATGTATCCAGAAATGCCAATGAGCAAACCGGCGGTATGGATGGTGAAAGTATCAATGTCGCCGCTAGTTATGGTATTCCGTTAGGAGATAAAGGTGGTTTTATAAACTTTTCAGGAGATTTTGATTACCGTGATGCTTATAACCGCATGAAAGCCTGGGAAGGAAGTATATTTAATGCTTATAATGCGGTAGAGTGGCAGGCCTATCAGGATAATGCAGATCTTAGCAGTTTATCCAATCAGCAAATTCAGAATTATGCACAAGAGGTGGATTATTTTTCTGCTGATTTTAAAAATGAAATAGCTCAGGCGAACGATCGGGCTACCTTACAAAACCTGTTAGGGAGAAATGTAACTGAAGAGGAATTGGCTGCAAGAGGTTTAAACCGATCTGATTTTAATATGAGAGTAGGGCAGTCTGCTTTACGTGGCGGTCGTTTATTCGCTAATTTTGCCCTACCGTTAGATGATAATGGAACCGAGCTTTATGCGTTTAGTGGGCTAAGCTCCAGAAAAGGAAATGCGGCAGGATTTTATAGATTACCCAATCAAAGCCGTACCTATACCCCATATTATATCAACGGGTTTTTACCAGAAATAAACTCTAAAATCAGTGACAAATCTTTTGCTGCCGGAATACGTGGTAAAGTAGGCGATTGGGATGTCGATTTTAGTAATACCTGGGGAGAAAATGAGTTTATGTATTTTATAGACAATACCTCTAATGCTTCTTTAGAAGGTACCAGTCCTACCAGTTTTGATGCCGGCGGATTTTCTTTTTCTCAAAATACGACCAATCTTGATGTTTCGCAGTTTTTTCCACAATTGTTCGAAGGCTTTAATGTTGCTTTTGGCGGTGAGTATCGCCTGGAAAATTATAATATCATTGCCGGGGAAGAAAAATCTTATGCGCAATATACTGCGGACGGCACTGTTATCACCAATGCCAGCCAGCAACCTACTACAGATTTCTTCGGAAATGCCAGAGCAGGAGGAGCACAGGTTTTTCCCGGTTTTAGTCCTGATAATGCTATCTCCAGACAGCGAAATAGTGTAGCGGCCTATGCCGATTTTGAAGCCGATGTAACTAAAGACTTGCTACTCACCTTTGCCGGAAGATTCGAAAACTATTCAGATTTTGGATCTACCTTAAATTTTAAAGTAGCTTCCCGATATAAACTTACTGATAATATAAATTTAAGAGCAGCGGTGAATACAGGCTTTAGAGCACCTTCGCTACACCAGATTTATTATAATTCTACTTCTACGGTTTTTAATGATGAAGGAAATCCGGTACAGGTAGGAACTTTTTCTAATGATAGTAGGGCGGCGAAATTGCTGGGCATTCCAGATTTAAAAGAAGAAACCTCGAAAAGTGCCAGTTTAGGAATAACCGCTAAAATCCCGGATGCCAATTTAACCATTACCGCCGATGCTTATTTTGTAGCGATTGATGATCGTGTAGTATATACAGGACGTTTTAGTGATGATGATCCGGATTCGGAAATTAGTCAGATTCTTAGAAGTGCGAATGCTGAAGCAGCAGCCTTTTTTGCGAATGCCATAGATACCGAATCCAAAGGTTTAGATATTGTTCTTACACAAAACACCTATTTCGATAATGGCTGGAAGTTGAAAAATGATCTTGCAGGAACTTTTACCAGGACACAACGGGTAGGCGATATTCATGCGTCACCTTTATTACAAAATAAATTGGATACCTATTTTTCTGAAGATAATCGTATTTATTTAGAAGAAGCGGTACCCAGAACGAAGATTAATTTAACCAATGTTCTTACTGTAGAAGACTTTAATTTCTTCCTTCGGAATGTGTATTTTGGTGAGGTAACACAACCTTCCAATACATTGGCGAATCAAGAGGTATATTCAGGAAAAGTAGTAACCGATCTTTCGGTAGGCTATAACTTTTCAGAATCGATTAATTTAACCTTGGGGGCTAACAATTTATTCGATTTATATCCCGATAGAAATAGAATAGAGGATAACCGAAGTAGCGGAAGATTCGACTGGCCCAGAAACGCCCAGTTTGGTATAGGCGGTCGTTATTTGTTTGCAAGGTTGAATTTAAAATTACAATAG
- the ggt gene encoding gamma-glutamyltransferase, with amino-acid sequence MTKISFSINLVILSGLLFVSCKSKLPETTEKNKTGEVAEKAMLVSARREASKIGVDIMKKGGNAFDAMVATEMALAVSYPFAGNLGGGGFMVYRTADGNTGSLDYREKAPLAASKNMYLDENGEVIEGKSTLGAMASGVPGTIAGIFKVHEKFGSLPIQEIVQPVIELAEKGVIVTQKQQERLQKYRDVLLQVNQDMTLYTKAYKKGDTIKNIALAHTLKRIVANGRSEFYAGETGKKMLEFLKQRGGILTEEDLLKYEAKWRDPIRIPYKEYQIISMPPPSSGGIVLGQILKMIEPYPLAGYQPNSAKYIQVLTEAERRAYADRSFYLGDSDFYDVPQDSLLADAYLSDRMSDFSFEQATPSSTITHGTISGYESNETTHYSIVDAMGNAVSVTTTLNGAYGSKLYIPELGFFMNNEMNDFSLKPGVPNMFGLVGAEANAIEPEKRMLSSMTPTIIEKNGKLWMVVGSPGGSTIITSVLQTFLNVAEFDLSMQESVSAKRFHHQWLPDEIMMEPEGFAKETIQELQQKGYKINQKESRIIGKVDAIKVLPNGNLEGGADPRGDDTAIGF; translated from the coding sequence ATGACTAAAATTTCGTTTTCTATTAACCTAGTAATTCTATCGGGTTTGTTGTTTGTTTCCTGTAAATCGAAATTACCAGAAACAACAGAAAAAAATAAAACCGGGGAAGTGGCTGAAAAAGCAATGCTTGTTTCTGCCAGAAGAGAAGCTTCCAAAATAGGCGTCGATATCATGAAAAAAGGCGGAAATGCCTTCGATGCTATGGTGGCTACCGAAATGGCCCTGGCGGTAAGTTATCCTTTTGCCGGTAATTTAGGAGGTGGGGGTTTTATGGTCTATCGTACTGCTGATGGCAACACAGGAAGTTTAGATTATCGCGAAAAAGCGCCTCTGGCTGCTTCAAAAAATATGTATCTGGACGAAAATGGCGAAGTTATCGAAGGTAAAAGTACCTTAGGGGCAATGGCATCGGGAGTACCGGGAACCATTGCCGGAATTTTTAAAGTACATGAAAAATTTGGCAGTTTACCCATTCAGGAAATAGTACAACCGGTTATCGAATTAGCCGAAAAAGGAGTGATTGTGACGCAAAAACAGCAGGAGCGATTACAAAAATATCGTGATGTTTTACTGCAAGTGAATCAGGATATGACTCTTTATACAAAAGCTTATAAAAAAGGGGATACCATTAAAAATATAGCCTTAGCGCATACCCTGAAGCGAATAGTTGCCAACGGACGAAGCGAATTTTATGCTGGTGAGACAGGAAAAAAAATGCTGGAATTCCTTAAACAGCGGGGCGGAATTCTCACTGAAGAAGATTTACTGAAATACGAGGCCAAATGGCGTGATCCTATTCGTATTCCCTATAAAGAATATCAAATAATTTCGATGCCGCCTCCCTCTAGTGGTGGAATCGTATTAGGACAAATTTTAAAAATGATCGAGCCTTATCCATTAGCCGGATATCAACCAAATTCGGCAAAATACATACAGGTATTAACCGAAGCAGAACGCCGGGCCTACGCCGACAGGAGTTTTTACCTTGGAGATTCCGATTTTTATGATGTACCGCAGGACAGTTTATTAGCCGATGCTTATTTAAGTGATAGAATGTCGGATTTCAGTTTTGAGCAGGCAACGCCGTCTTCAACAATAACACATGGTACCATTAGCGGTTATGAGAGTAATGAAACAACCCATTATTCGATTGTAGATGCGATGGGCAATGCTGTTTCTGTAACTACTACTTTAAACGGAGCCTATGGGTCAAAATTATATATTCCTGAATTAGGCTTTTTTATGAATAATGAAATGAATGATTTCAGCCTAAAACCAGGAGTCCCTAATATGTTTGGATTGGTAGGAGCTGAAGCTAATGCGATTGAACCGGAAAAACGAATGCTGAGTTCGATGACACCCACAATTATTGAAAAAAACGGGAAATTATGGATGGTAGTAGGATCTCCGGGAGGTTCTACCATTATTACTTCAGTGTTACAAACCTTTTTAAATGTTGCCGAGTTCGATTTATCGATGCAGGAGTCCGTTTCAGCTAAACGCTTTCACCATCAGTGGTTGCCAGACGAAATTATGATGGAGCCTGAAGGATTTGCAAAAGAGACCATACAAGAACTGCAGCAAAAAGGATATAAAATTAATCAAAAAGAATCTAGGATTATCGGTAAAGTAGATGCGATAAAAGTATTACCCAACGGTAATTTAGAAGGAGGGGCCGACCCTAGAGGTGATGATACCGCTATCGGTTTTTAA